From Paenibacillus graminis, a single genomic window includes:
- a CDS encoding serine hydrolase domain-containing protein has product MNQMTLQQAIAPLNLRSCLISTRGELTFEHYRDDRTASEIAKINSCTKSVLSSLICMAMDQGLLPAPSSSVAEFFPQLRRDPDTRKQEMTLEHLLTLSAGFRWSEFGGLNSFPKMTRSPDWVEYVLEQPLADAPGIRMEYNSGLSQLLSAILVQASGMTTARFAEQYLFGPLGIEEYQWEADPQGIHTGGFGLKLRPADLLKFGQLYLQQGRWEGAQLVSRERLARSVTTAMHAEAPRRGGYGWHWWTDSYLLAASDGKPPAAIPFYYARGYAGQFIYVLPEPQTVVVLTQDNKRGKNNPPADVFSEHIAPLFVNPNWL; this is encoded by the coding sequence ATGAATCAGATGACGTTACAACAAGCGATTGCCCCGCTGAATCTCAGAAGCTGCCTAATCAGTACCCGCGGCGAGCTTACGTTTGAGCATTATCGGGATGACCGCACCGCCTCCGAGATTGCCAAAATCAACTCCTGTACCAAAAGCGTGCTCTCCTCGCTGATCTGCATGGCAATGGATCAAGGGCTGCTGCCGGCCCCTTCGTCCAGTGTTGCCGAATTTTTCCCGCAGCTCCGCCGGGACCCGGACACACGCAAACAGGAGATGACCTTGGAACATCTGTTGACCCTGTCTGCCGGTTTTCGCTGGAGCGAATTCGGCGGGCTGAATTCCTTCCCCAAGATGACCCGCTCCCCCGATTGGGTGGAGTATGTGCTGGAACAACCGCTCGCGGATGCTCCGGGGATACGCATGGAGTACAACTCCGGGTTATCGCAGCTGTTATCAGCCATTCTGGTTCAAGCCTCGGGGATGACCACGGCACGGTTTGCCGAGCAATATCTGTTTGGACCGCTTGGAATTGAAGAATATCAATGGGAAGCTGATCCTCAAGGCATTCATACAGGCGGGTTCGGACTTAAGCTGCGGCCGGCAGATCTGTTGAAATTTGGACAGCTTTATTTGCAGCAAGGGCGCTGGGAAGGGGCGCAGCTGGTTTCGCGGGAAAGGCTTGCACGTTCAGTGACAACGGCAATGCATGCGGAAGCTCCCCGCCGCGGAGGGTATGGCTGGCATTGGTGGACAGATTCCTATCTTCTTGCTGCAAGTGACGGAAAGCCTCCAGCCGCCATTCCATTTTATTACGCCAGGGGATATGCCGGACAATTTATATATGTATTGCCAGAGCCTCAGACGGTCGTTGTGCTGACTCAGGATAACAAACGCGGTAAGAACAACCCGCCTGCGGATGTCTTCAGCGAACACATTGCGCCACTGTTTGTGAATCCAAACTGGCTGTAG
- a CDS encoding CPBP family intramembrane glutamic endopeptidase yields the protein MKEHLAKKGHPVLFSLMLGIVLTLLVSVASAAASIMELDDTGIRFAQACAFFLMAVIVTVYMSRSSRPRGSYGFKRFEGAKEKRALYYIPLLVIALLQPAMAGINTKLSWVEVGSILLLTVCVGFTEETIFRGIIREKLRFKGPVFYIVFSSVFFGILHMANALNGTDLIHIVLQVINALLLGCILALLIETTDNIIPLIAFHFIYDALAMVCNENLDQEILVVSLLNILYLLYGIYLIAVLLRRNKAQSLSM from the coding sequence ATGAAAGAGCACTTGGCAAAAAAAGGACATCCGGTTTTATTTTCACTCATGCTGGGCATCGTACTGACTCTGCTGGTATCGGTAGCTTCAGCGGCAGCGAGCATCATGGAGCTTGACGACACGGGAATCCGGTTCGCCCAGGCTTGCGCCTTTTTCCTCATGGCCGTGATAGTTACGGTGTATATGAGCAGGAGCAGCAGGCCGCGTGGCAGCTACGGATTCAAAAGGTTCGAAGGGGCCAAGGAAAAGCGGGCGCTTTATTACATTCCATTGCTGGTCATCGCGCTGCTTCAGCCGGCCATGGCCGGGATTAACACCAAGCTTTCCTGGGTAGAGGTAGGGAGTATTCTTCTGCTGACCGTCTGTGTCGGTTTTACAGAAGAAACGATTTTCCGGGGGATCATCCGGGAGAAGCTTCGTTTCAAGGGACCTGTGTTTTATATTGTTTTTTCTTCAGTGTTTTTTGGCATCCTGCATATGGCCAATGCGCTGAACGGAACCGATCTTATACATATTGTTCTTCAGGTGATCAATGCGCTGCTGCTGGGCTGTATTCTAGCGCTGTTAATTGAAACAACGGACAACATTATTCCTTTGATTGCATTCCATTTTATTTATGATGCGCTCGCTATGGTTTGCAATGAAAATTTGGACCAAGAGATTCTGGTAGTTTCTCTATTGAATATCCTCTATCTGCTGTATGGAATCTATCTAATTGCCGTACTGTTGCGGAGAAATAAGGCTCAGAGCTTGTCTATGTAA